A stretch of Vannielia litorea DNA encodes these proteins:
- a CDS encoding bifunctional rhamnulose-1-phosphate aldolase/short-chain dehydrogenase, translating into MLNRAENRLENLWDDTRASAMSEPEKLLYRSNLLGSDKRITNYGGGNTSAKDTERDPLTGAPVEVLWVKGSGGDVGSIRMDGFATLYMDKLRALKGVYRGPGHEDEMVGYLPHCTFNLNPRAASIDTPLHAYVPRRHVDHMHPDAIIAIAAAKDSRALTREIFGDSIGWLPWRRPGYELGLWLEKFCAENPEAKGVVLESHGLFTWDDDAKACYELTLEVIQTAMDWFAERTAGTPAFGGARHESLAPEARRAVAARLMPAIRGFVSGNQHMVGHFDDSDAVLEFVNAQQMEPLAALGTSCPDHFLRTKIRPLVIDFDPARGNLDEVLQGLPQQVAAYRDDYAAYYARCKHHDSPALRDPNAVVYLVPGVGMITFARDKATARISAEFYVNAINVMRGASAVSTYQGLPEQEAFDIEYWLLEEAKLQRMPRPRSLAGRVALVTGGAGGIGSATAARYLAEGACVMLADIDAEALAGTAEALAARHGADAVRRVVMNVTSEEAVTAAFAELAVEYGGVDILVSNAGIASSAPVEETSLALWQKNMDILSTGYFLVSREAFRLFRAQEMGGSVVFVASKNGLAASPNASAYCTAKASEIHLARCLALEGAEAGIRVNVVNPDAVLRGSRIWQGEWLDQRAATYGTDKEGLEEMYRNRSLLKRSVLPEDIAEAAYFLASDASAKSTGNILNVDAGNKEAFTR; encoded by the coding sequence ATGCTCAACCGCGCTGAAAACCGGCTTGAAAACCTGTGGGATGACACCCGCGCCTCCGCCATGTCCGAGCCAGAGAAGCTGCTCTACCGCTCCAACCTCCTGGGCTCCGACAAGCGAATCACCAACTACGGCGGCGGCAACACCTCGGCCAAGGACACCGAACGCGATCCGCTCACCGGCGCGCCGGTCGAGGTGCTCTGGGTCAAGGGCTCCGGCGGCGACGTGGGCTCGATCCGGATGGACGGCTTCGCCACCCTCTACATGGACAAGCTGCGCGCCCTGAAAGGGGTCTACCGCGGGCCCGGGCATGAAGACGAGATGGTGGGCTACCTGCCGCACTGCACCTTCAACCTCAACCCCCGCGCCGCCTCCATCGACACGCCGCTGCACGCCTATGTGCCGCGCCGCCACGTCGACCACATGCACCCCGACGCGATCATCGCCATCGCCGCCGCCAAGGACAGCCGCGCCCTGACCCGCGAGATCTTCGGCGACAGCATCGGCTGGCTGCCCTGGAGACGCCCGGGCTACGAGTTGGGCCTCTGGCTCGAGAAATTCTGCGCCGAGAACCCCGAGGCCAAGGGCGTCGTGCTCGAAAGCCACGGCCTCTTCACCTGGGATGACGACGCCAAGGCCTGCTACGAGCTGACGCTCGAGGTGATCCAGACCGCGATGGACTGGTTCGCCGAGCGCACCGCCGGCACCCCCGCCTTCGGCGGCGCCCGCCATGAAAGCCTCGCGCCCGAGGCCCGCCGCGCCGTGGCGGCCCGGCTGATGCCCGCGATCCGCGGCTTCGTCTCCGGCAACCAGCACATGGTCGGCCATTTCGACGACAGCGATGCCGTGCTGGAGTTCGTCAACGCGCAGCAGATGGAGCCGCTCGCCGCGCTGGGCACCTCCTGCCCCGACCACTTCCTGCGCACCAAGATCCGGCCGCTGGTGATCGACTTCGATCCCGCCCGGGGCAATCTCGACGAGGTGCTGCAAGGCCTGCCGCAGCAGGTCGCCGCCTACCGCGACGACTACGCCGCCTATTACGCCCGCTGCAAGCACCACGACAGCCCGGCCCTGCGCGACCCCAACGCCGTTGTCTACCTGGTGCCCGGCGTCGGCATGATCACCTTCGCCCGCGACAAGGCGACCGCGCGCATCTCGGCCGAGTTCTACGTCAACGCCATCAACGTCATGCGCGGGGCCTCCGCCGTGAGCACCTACCAGGGCCTGCCGGAGCAGGAGGCCTTCGACATCGAATACTGGCTGCTCGAGGAGGCCAAGCTGCAACGGATGCCGCGCCCCAGGTCGCTTGCCGGGCGGGTCGCGCTGGTGACCGGCGGGGCAGGGGGCATCGGCTCGGCCACGGCGGCCCGCTACCTCGCCGAGGGGGCCTGCGTGATGCTGGCCGACATCGACGCCGAGGCGCTCGCCGGCACCGCCGAGGCCCTGGCCGCCCGCCACGGGGCCGATGCGGTGCGCCGCGTGGTGATGAATGTGACCAGCGAGGAGGCCGTCACCGCCGCCTTCGCCGAGCTGGCGGTGGAATACGGTGGCGTCGACATCCTGGTGAGCAACGCCGGAATCGCCAGCTCCGCGCCCGTCGAGGAAACCTCCCTCGCGCTCTGGCAGAAGAACATGGATATCCTCTCCACCGGCTACTTCCTCGTCAGCCGCGAGGCCTTCCGGCTGTTCCGCGCGCAGGAGATGGGCGGCAGCGTGGTCTTCGTGGCCTCCAAGAACGGCCTCGCCGCCAGCCCCAACGCCTCCGCCTACTGCACCGCCAAGGCCTCCGAGATCCACCTCGCCCGCTGCCTCGCGCTCGAAGGCGCCGAGGCCGGGATCCGGGTCAACGTGGTCAACCCCGATGCGGTGCTGCGCGGCTCCAGGATCTGGCAGGGCGAATGGCTCGACCAGCGCGCCGCCACATATGGCACCGACAAGGAGGGGCTGGAGGAGATGTATCGCAACCGCTCCCTGCTCAAGCGCTCCGTGCTGCCCGAGGATATCGCCGAGGCCGCCTATTTCCTGGCCTCCGACGCCTCGGCCAAATCCACCGGCAACATCCTCAACGTGGACGCAGGCAACAAGGAAGCCTTCACCCGCTGA